A genomic window from Nicotiana sylvestris chromosome 11, ASM39365v2, whole genome shotgun sequence includes:
- the LOC138881338 gene encoding uncharacterized protein, producing the protein MVDSGKIEKFKRKLEMEKAYFNCSKKVWLFWTNAINIAILQDKEQHVHIKAEHNNCPSFLLTIVYAKYTEEVRRELWSDLRNLASTIQEPWGVIGDFNVITNREEKLGDKPHRLEESLEFMECLNECGLQDTCFTGAKVTWCDNRYPPLTIWKRLDILVYNSDWFDNLNNTAVTHLSRSCSNHAPLLVKLHHEDTQGTTYFKFLNFWTEYLDFKQTVQNKKRRKLTIRRIQDGEGNWFEDYESIADGAVHFYKNLFSEGPSNTDFRALDCIERCITDEDNIRISAIPTLQEVTKTILSIDANSS; encoded by the exons ATGGTGGATAGTGGCAAAATAGAgaaattcaaaagaaaactggaaatgGAAAAAGCCTACTTTAATTGTTCCAAAAAAGTTTGGCTCTTCTGGACCAATGCCATCAACATTGCTATCTTACAAGATAAAGAACAACATGTTCATATTAAAGCTGAGCACAATAACTGCCCCTCCTTCCTTTTAACGATTGTTTATGCTAAATACACAGAAGAAGTGAGAAGGGAGCTATGGTCAGATTTAAGGAACTTAGCCTCTACAATTCAAGAACCATGGGGAGTCATAGGTGACTTCAATGTGATTACTAATAGAGAGGAGAAATTGGGAGACAAACCTCATAGACTAGAGGAAAGCCTAGAGTTCATGGAATGTCTCAATGAATGTGGCCTTCAAGATACATGCTTTACTGGTGCTAAAGTGACTTGGTGTGATAACAGGTATCCACCCCTTACTATATGGAAGAGACTCGACATATTGGTTTACAATTCGGATTGGTTTGATAATCTCAACAATACTGCTGTAACTCACCTATCCAGATCTTGCTCAAATCATGCTCCTCTCCTGGTTAAGCTTCACCATGAAGATACCCAAGGAACCACATACTTCAAGTTCCTTAACTTCTGGACTGAATACCTTGATTTTAAGCAGACAGTGCAAAACA AGAAAAGGAGGAAACTGACAATTAGAAGGATCCAAGATGGTGAGGGTAATTGGTTTGAAGATTATGAGTCTATTGCTGATGGAGCTGTGCACTTTTACAAGAACCTTTTTTCTGAAGGCCCCAGTAACACAGATTTTAGGGCACTAGACTGCATTGAAAGATGTATTACAGATGAAGACAACATTAGAATCAGTGCCATCCCTACTCTCCAAGAGGTCACTAAGACTATTTTATCCATTGATGCCAATAGCTCATAG
- the LOC104213854 gene encoding uncharacterized protein At4g14100-like has translation MRSTLERTDNHHRLFKAISVSMRSVSFVLVVVAAIWISNGYFIHPCSSLVESDPKPAPWPPQFHSLLFVNYSGSLSLIDLWYDWTNGRNFNIIQNQLGKLLYDLEWNNGTSFFYTLDDNKECRSAQLDVGILRPNWLDGATYLGQRSFDGFLCNVWQKVDFIWYYEDVFTKRPVHWVFYTGRSIHVMTFEVGAALEDAKWQAPVYCFENKKPNEHPASEKSIVDIGFLEYESNGILREFV, from the exons ATGAGAAGTACGCTGGAGAGGACAGACAATCACCATCGACTTTTTAAGGCCATTTCAGTGAGCATGAGGAGTGTATCGTTCGTACTAGTTGTCGTTGCCGCAATATGGATTTCCAATGGCTACTTCATACATCCATGTTCATCATTAGTCGAATCGGACCCTAAACCAGCCCCATGGCCACCCCAATTCCACTCCCTACTGTTCGTTAACTACAGCGGATCTTTAAGCCTAATTGACCTTTGGTACGATTGGACCAACGGCCGCAACTTCAACATTATCCAGAACCAGCTAGGGAAACTTCTCTACGACCTCGAATGGAATAACGGCACCAGTTTCTTCTATACATTAGACGACAATAAGGAGTGTCGTTCCGCGCAGCTTGATGTTGGGATTCTCAGACCTAATTGGCTTGACGGAGCTACTTACCTTGGTCAGCGTTCCTTCGACGGATTTCTGTGTAATGTCTGGCAGAAGGTCGATTTCATTTGGTATTACGAAGATGTCTTCACCAAGAGACCCGTCCATTGGGTTTTCTATACCG GAAGGTCTATTCATGTCATGACGTTTGAAGTGGGAGCAGCTCTGGAGGATGCAAAATGGCAGGCCCCTGTATATTGTTTTGAGAATAAAAAGCCTAACGAACATCCTGCATCAGAGAAGAGTATTGTCGATATTGGCTTCCTAGAATATGAATCAAATGGTATTTTGAGAGAGTTCGTATAG
- the LOC138881339 gene encoding uncharacterized protein, whose amino-acid sequence MWYVLKDQDSLESINHVMSHTEEVVDDLIYEYEQYLTAQAMWARLREAYGGTTVTRLRQLTIKFNTYKKRHDHGVKQHLRQIQAMIRSLPNNWEHLKVNLTHNDSIKTFADVARHVELEDERLGASKIVPNAFVEESSGTKRSSFKRKRNWKNDGKGKETGEGSSKKRNKPNSKKGKRFYKKKGKSKMKCYNCQVPGHFAHLGAIDHVSRDREVFIQFRRVSPGSKHVYVRNNAKLEVKGIVTCRMDMCGGRSLMLHDVLYVSEIRRNLVSLSFLLDLDFNLNFSCNGLRITQDNVFYGFGHRYDSFIVLDCNASTYNYYVDRCVIACYSSNNDVDVITWHARLGHIGQD is encoded by the exons ATGTGGTATGTACTCAAAGATCAAGATTCTCTTGAGAGTATTAACCATGTTATGAGTCACACAGAGGAGG TTGTTGATGATCTCATCTACGAATATGAGCAATATCTTACTGCTCAAGCCATGTGGGCACGTTTAAGAGAGGCATATGGGGGTACAACTGTGACTCGCCTTCGACAGCTGACAATCAAGTTTAACACGTACAAAAAACGTCATGATCACGGTGTCAAGCAACATCTAAGG CAAATTCAGGCAATGATTCGGTCTCTTCCCAATAATTGGGAACATCTGAAGGTTAACTTAACCCACAATGATAGCATCAAAACTTTTGCTGATGTTGCCCGTCATGTGGAGCTTGAAGACGAGCGACTTGGTGCTTCTAAAATTGTACCTAATGCCTTTGTGGAAGAATCAAGTGGTACAAAGAGATCAAGCTTCAAGCGCAAGAGAAACTGGAAAAATGACGGTAAAGGTAAGGAGACTGGAGAAGGATCCTCTAAGAAAAGAAACAAGCCAAATTCCAAGAAAGGAAAACGGTTCTACAAGAAGAAAGGCAAGAGCAAGATGAAGTGCTATAATTGCCAAGTCCCAGGGCATTTTGCTC ACTTAGGGGCCATCGACCATGTGAGCCGTGATAGAGAAGTGTTTATACAGTTTCGTCGAGTTTCACCTGGATCAAAGCATGTATATGTGAGAAATAATGCAAAGCTTGAAGTCAAAGGGATAGTCACTTGCAGAATGGACATGTGTGGTGGCCGATCTTTGATGTTGCATGATGTTCTATATGTTTCAGAGATTCGACGAAACTTAGTCTCTCTGTCTTTTCTTCTAGATTTAGATTTTAATTTGAACTTTAGTTGCAATGGTCTTAGAATTACTCAAGACAATGTTTTTTATGGTTTTGGACATCGTTATGATAGTTTTATTGTGTTAGATTGTAATGCTTCTACGTATAACTATTATGTTGATCGTTGTGTTATAGCATGTTATTCTAGTAACAATGATGTTGATGTTATTACATGGCATGCAAGATTAGGTCACATAGGGCAGGATTGA